The genomic interval attttgttttttttgcaatatgtaCTGCAACATGACAAAATACAGATATTGTCACCAGATGACTTGAAGAGCTATATTTGGAGATAATGAATCATTCTGGAACAATTGGGTTAGTTTTATTGCAGAGGGCGTAtgcatagaaaataaaaataattttaaaaagctgaaaaagTACTTTTTACTCAGACAACCTGaggaaatgtattattataataatatttctgttttgtttaatgtttttttaataaaataataataattgacaaaaaattatacattaaaaacaatataaatgtgcAGCCCTACAAAAAAGCACATCAAGCCTGGAGTtctttaattgcatttttacttttttaaattgcagggttttttttaattgaaatgatTTTGTTGTGGAGTGCAtctacatagaaaaaaaaataatatgggAAATTTCAGTAAACAGCCATACACAGTAACCATAAACAGGCTTTCTACTTTCTAGATTTCATAGGGCACATTTCCACTCTTTTCactataaaatagtattattaaaaaccagaaattcatgtatttgtttaaataaatcacattcttcgcaatttaattattgcattaaCCATATCTCAATATTGGTGTCGATATACAGCACACCCACAAATTTGACACTTCATGTGGCATTTCATtggaataattaataatacaaaattagagctgcaaaatgattagtcaattagaaataaaagtttatgtttgcatactgtatgtgtgtgtactgtgtatatttattatctatatataaatacgcacacacacacacacacatatatatatatatatatatatattaattattgtatttgtatgtaaacacttgtatgtaatttatatgtaaatataaatattataaaataaaatatagtacgcacacacatatacataaacttttattttgaatcaattCATCATTTTGCAGCTCTAATACAAACAGGCTGCATTGATCTTTAAATATGATCATCTTCGTCTTTTCCAGAAAGAATCTTTCTGTCCTCCATGTTCTCTTTAGTCTCGATGGCCATTTTAAGTTTCTGCCAGAATGCTCGAGTATCTTCTCCAGGTTTGGGGCGACGTAGATACGTCCGTTTCTTCACCAGCTTCCGCATTCGGTAATACGGCGAAAGCTGGTGCGCGGGAATATCCTCAAGAAAAACTAGAACCAAAATGTCTTTCTGCTCATCAAAAAGTCTGAAGCTGGCCACCTGGATCTCATGCGAACACCAGACGCTCTTCAGGTAGTTGTGCGTGATCAGGCAGATGGTTTTGCGGCTGTTGTATATTGCGTCCACGATGTTGTCGATAATGGCTTTTCCTGGCTGGAAGTCTCGATGATGAAGGCACAATCTCAAGCCGTGCTGATCCTCCAGTTTGGGCACAAGTTCCTCCAGGACCCATGGCTCCTCTTGAGCATTGTACGAAATGAAAGCGTCATATTGAAAATCCAGATTTGGGGTTTGCTTCCTCTTCTTGTCATTGAGGAAAGCTAAGAAGAGGTAGTACGCGTAGACCAGCTGCCATTTTAGAAAGTGGTAGACAAATGAAATGAGTAGAGTGAGAATGACGATGGAAGAACTGTAGATGAAGCATATGAAGTCGTAATTCACATTGCAGGATTCAGTGTTGAAGGCCGCCAGACTCTTTCCGCTTAAAGAGAGGGGATAGCGACATTCGTACTTGTTCAGGTAAAGCACCTGCGTCTTATTGTTCTTGACAGCCCAGTCGATGAACCAAGCGTTACTACAGTCGCACGTGAAGCTGTTGTTTTGCAAGTCAAGCACTTTGAGTTGAGGAAGCGACTGGATGATggttttgtttataaattgaAGGTCATTCGTACTGGCTCGTAGGACCGTCAAACTGGAGAGGTTTGCGTCGACTAAGAAGTCCAAAGACTTAAGGTGAGTCCGACCCAACGTAATCTTATTTAGGCCTGATATTGGCCCGAAAAGCCTGGATGTCAAGGCATTCCTGTTCGCAAGATTATTAGCTGTCAAATCCAAGTACGTAAGATTGGGAGTGTGAATAAATGTGTCCACATGTAAATTCTCTATATTAAGATTCCCAGCATAAAAGACTTGCAAGTTTTTGAGACCATTCAGGAAGTTCGAGGGGATGTAGTTTAAGCCTCGACGTTGGCTATTAATCTGCAAAGTTCTCAGTTCACTTAACAGGACGAATGGTGGACTTTGTAGGGCCTGTTGACTCTCGTATGCAAAGTAGTTGCAACTCAGTTCTAATTTTTGTAGGTTAGGTGTACCAGCGAACACAAGATGGTTGCTTAGAGTTCTTCCTGTGATCTTGTTAGATGAAAGGTACATTTCTGCTAAATTGATCAGTCCTGCAAACGCATGTGGTTCGATAATAAATATCTGGTTATCTGAGAGATGCAACATCTGAAGGGAATCCAAAGCTTTAAAAGTGTCATTTTGGATGGCACTCAACTTATTGTTCGTTAAGTACAGGTATCGTAAGTTCCGGGGGCCTAGTTTAAAGGTGCCAGTGACCGTTAGTATTTGATTGCTGTTCATAATGAGCTCTTCGAGAGTTTCTAAATCCTTAAATACACACGACTCGATTGTCACAATTCGGTTTCTGTGCAAATAGAGTTGTCGCAACTGCGTCAGATTGGCAAAATCAGAGCAGGCAAGATTTTCAATGTTGTTGAGATGAAGGTCGAGGACCCGTAAGTTGGGGAGAACCTGAAGAGTTTCATTCAGTTGCGTCAGAAGGTTCTTTTGTATTCGTAACTCCGTCAAGTTGACTAGATGTTTGAATGacgatttgtacattttcagtaCTCCGTTGTTTCTTAGGTGCAACTCATTCAAATGCACGCATGGTTTAAAAATGCGATCGGTGAGTAAGGAAAGTTGGTTATCCTCCAAGTGGAGACCCCTCAGACTAGGAAAACATGCCTTCTGTAAAAGCATCTCCACTTTGAACCCCTGTAGACCATCCAGCGCCATCCAGGACACAGACGGGAAACTCTGCATTATA from Labeo rohita strain BAU-BD-2019 chromosome 6, IGBB_LRoh.1.0, whole genome shotgun sequence carries:
- the LOC127166766 gene encoding toll-like receptor 13, whose protein sequence is MRQSSAFFFILNCCVLITLTDGFSFSNCTIYFPFEYSGHLKVLCNRMGYWKIPSPLPRNIVNLDISYNYIYQIAEGDFNRLSNLIILNISHNRISEIHANALSDLPNLEELNLSHNKIKTVTTKMLDGLASLSQLRLDFNNLEMIENQTFATLSNLRLVNLTNNMLKDISKLHPLLQVPHLENLYLGNNHFRVFNSSDIPSAFVGLKKLDLSVNPLTVFRMMENIFPALEYLDLSTCFQTNTFDWFILDKAFLKTVKILNFSRNHVDEKQLGYIMQSFPSVSWMALDGLQGFKVEMLLQKACFPSLRGLHLEDNQLSLLTDRIFKPCVHLNELHLRNNGVLKMYKSSFKHLVNLTELRIQKNLLTQLNETLQVLPNLRVLDLHLNNIENLACSDFANLTQLRQLYLHRNRIVTIESCVFKDLETLEELIMNSNQILTVTGTFKLGPRNLRYLYLTNNKLSAIQNDTFKALDSLQMLHLSDNQIFIIEPHAFAGLINLAEMYLSSNKITGRTLSNHLVFAGTPNLQKLELSCNYFAYESQQALQSPPFVLLSELRTLQINSQRRGLNYIPSNFLNGLKNLQVFYAGNLNIENLHVDTFIHTPNLTYLDLTANNLANRNALTSRLFGPISGLNKITLGRTHLKSLDFLVDANLSSLTVLRASTNDLQFINKTIIQSLPQLKVLDLQNNSFTCDCSNAWFIDWAVKNNKTQVLYLNKYECRYPLSLSGKSLAAFNTESCNVNYDFICFIYSSSIVILTLLISFVYHFLKWQLVYAYYLFLAFLNDKKRKQTPNLDFQYDAFISYNAQEEPWVLEELVPKLEDQHGLRLCLHHRDFQPGKAIIDNIVDAIYNSRKTICLITHNYLKSVWCSHEIQVASFRLFDEQKDILVLVFLEDIPAHQLSPYYRMRKLVKKRTYLRRPKPGEDTRAFWQKLKMAIETKENMEDRKILSGKDEDDHI